One genomic region from Bacillus aquiflavi encodes:
- a CDS encoding YpzI family protein, with protein sequence MGKDRQERKLAKSNTVESDRDQALHYKGAAKLSSPEEARKLNDNKYS encoded by the coding sequence ATGGGGAAAGATCGTCAAGAAAGAAAGTTAGCAAAAAGTAATACAGTCGAGTCTGATCGCGACCAAGCCCTTCACTATAAAGGAGCTGCAAAATTAAGTAGCCCAGAAGAAGCACGAAAATTAAATGATAATAAATATAGCTAA